AGTTAGTATAATGTTGTCATTTTACCTTAGCTTAATTGTCATGTAATACATGGAACGCTACCATTTTGCAATGTATTGTGTTTAGTCGTTTTAGTCGATAACAAAATCTATAAAGAAAAGGTTGGAGGGAAAATCCAACAACAAATTCATTTTCTACTGAATCCTCTTCTCCCTCTTAattcttctctctctatcttctaaCTTTCTGGAGATTGACTATCTCAAAGAAAGTCAAGTTTGGGTCCATTACAATTTCTTAAGAAGGTGTGGCACAGGATTTTCTGGACAAGTTGGTATCGGCTTTGAGAAGTTGTTGCTTGGGTTGTGAGGTAAGGTTGGTTCTATCGAATACAAGAGGACCAATGCAGCATGCCTTAAGGGCATCAGATTATGTTTGCAAGAAAAATGGGGGCTTTTCAACTTTCTGGTCCTCTTAGTTATAGACTTCGGTTAGCCATTTTACCTACTTGAAGATAGTAATTAAGAAAccagaatttgaaaatttagggTTTACACAGGACGACGGGATTCAAACGAGATGGTATAAATGAGAGCGGCTACTTTGACTCTTACGCCGATGGAATTCGTGGGTAAAAACTATGACCTTCGATATCGAGCTGGAGCAAACTTCAACAAGCCCAATGGGCTCAGCAGATCCAATCGAAGCCCAAGAAGCCCTTGGTTATGGAAAAAGTCCCAAGTCAGATAAACCCAACCCAAAGAAAGACAAGGCTACTTTGGTTGTTGGAATGCACTGAGATCAactcagttcagtctaattttaagctgagtctaacatccaaacacacaaCTCTCAGAttactaaattcatctcaatttaaaatcttCTTACACGTGGGACCTGTAACATTTTACAACTTAATACCTCTTTATACGTGAgactcacaatattttttaatttatcataaatagtactaaactcatcttaacatctaaacacctctaaactcatcttagatgggctccacaaaactcactcaatcatctcaactcaatacTGCTCATAAAAGAACTAAGTTAAACTCAATTTAGCTCAAAATCCAAATGCAGTCTAAGAAGACAGAAGAAGAATAGAGACATATCGACAAGACTAAGCATAAGGAGTTGATTTGGGAAGATAGAAAAGGTAACGTTTAAACTAGTCGAATTTGAGTGAGGAGATGATTAACctggtttggttatacaaatcaAGTAATCTGATCagatctcatttcattttatataattattacaacttttcaaactCTCAGtgtcttacataaaatataataaataatataactttttcaaattccaaaacaaaattttattctaacaaacttttattcaactttcaacttttatctcattttatctcatctgtataaccaaacaagGCATGCCTTacttgtttaaattttatttgaaaatgagtCAAACTCGTTCTTTCCTTCTAGTTACATTTTCATGTTCACAAACAACTCTTTATTATTCAAGCTTGTGCATGCTCTACTTTCTTTTAATAAcatagtttatttatttgagtaAAGCTACTCACCGTCCAATATTTAGGCTTTTACCACTATATTTCTACATCTCATGAGATAGTATTAAATGATTGAGACGTATTACTTGTTATGCTTAATTTCTTGACCAATTATTTGATGCcacataaaacatgttaaaaggataatatataaatagaatttttctatttatattaaatctaatatctttatttataaattttgacaaataatcttttaatttttgtgaatatatttatatagtttatataagcATATAacaatgatatatttatattaataatgatTTAAGCAACATAGAAAATATTAGGAATTTAGTCAtctctataactatataataacaTCGTGTTTCACATGCCTTTGGGCCTGACTCTCAGCAATTTAGGTCTTCGATTTTAGGCCTGCAGATACAAAGAAAACACCACGAGATGGGGACCGTGGTGGTGGCCGAGGaacctccaatgccaaagtttaGTGCAAGTATGTAGAAAGTTCCATATACCTAGGGATCACCTTTTATGCCCAATCTCTAGGGTTTGATATCCATGCCCAATGTCAGGGGCTGTATCCCCTCAGCAGTTCAGTTAGACTCCTTTAATGCAGCGTGACTCTATGGAGTTGTGCATATAATGCAATGTGGCTCTCTATCCTATTCTGCTAAGGGATGCACGCCGTCAAGCTCTTCCTTTCCCATCCGTCAAAGTACCAAGGTCTCCTCGTGATCTGAATCCACCTGTCTACTCAAGGTTACATGGGTTAAACTTTGTCAAGGTAGTGTGTCCCTCCCTCCTTTGCGGTATGGTGGATTTCCCACACATTTAAAGTCATAGGCTAACTTTTGTTCCACCTTGAGACCTTTTGATTGGGTCGATGGGTTgttcattataaaaaatatatatatcttatatatataaaaagtgtttatgaaacggaaaattgttattttaacaaaaaatcttGTTTTCCCGTTAATTGCTTTATTTCCCGTTAAGTCCCCGTTTAGTCTCCATTTGTATTCTATTATAGTCTGCTTTCCACAAATCAAACCAGGTTTGAAGTCCCTGCCGCCAGCAACCGTCACAAGCCCTTCTGTTCTAATGAAAATCATTTTGatgaaaataaagcaaaaataaaCCCTTTCTATTCTAATTTAGGCATTAGCCAAAgttagaagaaagagaaaaatcaactgggaagaggaaaaaagatGGTGAGAAACTTCGCAAGTGGAGTCCAGTGAAAAAACTTAGGCTAAACCCCACTTAGGACCCACAGATCTAATTTctaagaccaaaaaaaaaaaacacacacacacacacacctttTAGAACATGTATGaacgattttttttattttttttttaaaagatcatGAAGAAATATCAAATCAGAGGTCTCGTTCTTGATTTGCTagagaaaattataagaaaCTAAGAAAATGAGGGTCGTAGAGGGAAATATTTGTGTAAAGATAAAACCAACGTTGCAGAAAACCACAACAtgcaagggaaaaaaaatctaaacccaTTTATTAAACTGTTCTTAGTGGGAAACTGCATGTAACTTTGCACTAAACAAAGATTGACTCAaacaaattaacatataaaaaagggaaaaaaacaaactaaGTCAAAGCTAGGCTTATCTAGCCATGGACTGTGGAGAGAGTGGGAGAACTACCGAAACCACTGTTTCTAAAGCGTAGTGGAGGAGATCGAGAAGAGAAGCAGTAGATCTAGCTGGAAATCGCAGAGGTTGAGGTTGAGATGGTGGAaacagagggagagagaggcatTGGGGCTGGGTCTCACAGCTTCTGTGGTTTGGGTTTCAGCAAGGCGAAGAGAAATCTAGGGTCGTGAGGttaagggagagagaagagaatgggTCTGAGTTGAGTGGCAGACGAAGGGAATGAGTGatggaaatagagagagagagagaggcgttgGGGTTGGGTCTCACAGCTTCTGTAGTTTGGCTTTCATCAAGACAAAGAGAAATCTATGGTTAAGAGGTAGagggagagaaaagagaaggggTTTAAGTTGAGAGGGAGACGAAGCTGGGAATGAGAGATTGTGTGGTCtaaaattttttggaaaaaatattaCTGATACAACGTCATATCACAGGATGTAAAGACTAAAATACCTACACATAAACGGACACAAAACTGAAAACAGAAGGATATAAAAGACAAAACACACAAAACTACCATGGTCTAACAAACGAAaaacaagaaattttttttattctcaaatatcAAGTAGACCAATTGAAGAATGCCAAGTGTCAGACTCAACGGTCGCCCATACTACTGTAATGCATTgataaatattagagaaatcCCCACCCTTCTTTTCATCAAGGCTTGCAAGATGTTAATAAAGTTAGTTTCCTTAGCTGGCAAGCATTATTCTCGATTGTTATTGCAAGGGTGCCCTTGTTCCCTTTTTCACTCCAGACTTCTGAGGGCTATGAAGCCAAACGACGCTCTTTAAAAGAGAAAGTGATGGTTGAAATGCAACAAGTGGGCTAGGCTTCACGCACAGAACAGGCCAgcccaaaacagaaaataaagcaCACTAAACAAGCccaatttgaaaaagaatggtccaataaaataaaaatgcacaataaaatagatcaaaaataaataaataaactagaattaaatattaataaaatagaacCATAAAATCcaacagtaaaataatttaaactatagagcaatttatataataaacaataattaatataaaaaaatatggaaaaatcaagaaagaaaggagaagaagcTTTTGGAATGTGTttcttagaaaagagagagggggggtgAGGAGGGCTGATTTCGGGCGTAGAGGAAttgggcaatttttttttctctttttttctcttttttttttgtggttttaaatgagaaaaaaacacattgttataagaatattttattcaactttcaataaagtatctcttctcatctcatctaaactgtgtaatcaaacgaggtcaaaatgaattgatttaaagcaagtaataaaataatggtAAAAGAGTTATAGATGTATCATAATTCTtacttaattatatttttgtccTTACAGGATtataattgatatttttattgtttttttccattttaaaattttcaaaagaattataaacatataatctgtaattattatttatattattatattttaaatgacgaatatttttataaaaataacttataaaataatatcagtTTGTGcaaatattctattttaaaatataattacaaaattaattataaaaaaatgaaaaataattcatACAAATTAACTAAAAAGTATACGAAACATCTATAACTCATTAATCCCAGATAAACTCCAAACAGTTCTACCTTCACGTTTTCTCAATTCAAAACAGGTAAAATCTCGGAGGAGCACGGTGCACGTCCACTGAAAAGGACTTAATTCACAATTAATGATCATCAATTGCTGGAGACACGTTGTACACAGAGATGGCACATCTGGTGGCCGGTATTCCCATGTTATAGATCTCTCTACTTTCCAGTGGATCTCCAAATTTTCTACCCTCCATCAAGATTTGAATCTCCAGCTCCTCCCTCCCAGCATGGCCGGACCTCCCGTTCGGTTCGACaatttgagaattttgaaatgaaaattttaaattttaagatgaaatattaaatttaatattattattattttgagatttaaaaaagttaaaataaaagttgaattatttattatatattatataaaaatttaggaaagttgtaatgataagatgaaaattttaaatttaagataaaaattttatatgtacaaACCGAATTATATCTGTGgtatttttgccttttttacTGATTTTCTCGCCCCAACTACCCGGcagcatgcaccatgatctctgtCGACATACATAGACACGATCATGCACGTACGTCTCGCCACTAGTTTTCTACTTCTCATGATTTTGTCCCTTTGGTTTGCTTCAGCTTCATAACTGAATAATGTTTCCccgttttgctacgtacaagctATGAAAATTATCTGACGCAGTAGTTATTCATTTACAACCTTAACTATGCGGAGTTGTTTGTGTTGTACGAGAAATTGCTATGAAAATTGACAATTTCTTATCGAAATGAATCCATTCTTATgataaatagtcatttttattaaaaatacttcGTTACAAATAGTCATTTGAAAGCGACATTCAAATCAACAACAAACTTCACCCATTTAAAATGGCCAAGTACGTACAAATCAATACGTACAATCTGAAGTGGTGTTAATTATTTACCAATTAAGACCCAAAGGTACTTAATTAATAACACCAATACACAAaatggaaaataatatatagtctatttcatgcaacaaaaacatACTTTTCAGTAGTTTTCGCTTATAAGTATGGCATTTGCGTGCTCCTGCACCACTTTCCAAGCCGTGATAACGTGTTTTTCTTCCACTAGAGTTGCTCCAACTGCAAACCTTATCACGAACACACCGCCAACCACGGAATGAGTCATAAAAACAAGGCCAGACTTGTTAATGGACTCCAATAACTTCCGGTTAAGCTCATTTGTACTTGCTTCTTTCATGTAgttatgatcatgatcatcacccTTTCCATTTGCATGACCGTTTACGtggccgtttacgccatttgtATGACCATTTGTCGTAGTACCATTTGCGTTTGATGCGGCCTTACCCATTCCTGGGGACAAAACTCTAAAGCAAACCACAGCAAAGCTTCTGGGAACAACAACTTCAAACCTCTTGTCCGATGTGACAAACCCTTCAAAAAGCTTGGCCATGTTAACATGACTTCTAAGAAAGTCCCTAAGCTTAGCCACGCCATAGTTTCGAAGCACGAACCATAATTTCAAAGATCGGAATCTTCGGCTTAGGGTAAGCTGCCAGTCTTTGTAGTCCACCACTTGCCTTGAATCGGTTGCCTTATTCTTCAAGTACTCAGGATTTGTTGAGAGTGATTTTATCAAGGCGCTCGGGTCCTTGACCCAAAGGCAGCAACAATCTAAAGTGGTTAGGAACCATTTATGTGCATTGAGGCTAAAAGAGTTTGCACCCTCAACACCATCAATGACATGTCGGAACTCAGGACAAATGCAGACGCTTCCAGCATAAGCAGCGTCGACATGGAGCCACAAGCCATAATCTTTCGCAACATCGCTTAACGACCTTATTGGATCAATTGCAGTTGTCGAAGTTGTCCCCACAGTGGCACACAAGAACAAAGGGATTAGGCCTGCATCAATATCTTCGTAAATGGTTGATCGTAGGGAGTCCGGGGACAACGAAAATGACGTGCGCTTGGTGGTTTTGATGGCTCTGAAATTACTTGGGTTGATTCCGGCTATCCTTGCCGCCTTTTGAAGTGAACAATGTGTTTGGTCAGATCCATAGACCACCAACTTTCCCATATTCTGACTCCCAATGCGGCGCAACATTTGATCCCTAGCAGCGACGAGTGTGCACAAAATGGCCTCACAAGTAGTCCCTTGTAGCACACCGCCTCCATTGCCCGAGAAAAGGAAAGACTTGGGCAGCTGAAGCATCTCTCCGAGCCAATCCATGACTATTGACTCTAGTTCAGTCGCAGCTGGTGACGAAATCCAGTTGAAGCCAACCACATTGAATCCTGTGGAAAGCATCTCGCCAAGAAACCCTGCTATGCTTCCGCTGGATGGGAAGTAAGCAAAATAGCTAGGGCTTTGCCAATGAGTTACACCAGGAAGTATATGGTCCTGCACGTCTTGGAGAATGGTTTCAATGGATTCAGGATTATATGGGGTAGATTCTGGCAAGCGTTTTCGGAGATAACCTGGTTGGACTTGGCTAAGAACAGGATATTTCTCGATATTCAAGTAATAATCAGCTAGAAAGTCTATGATCATGTGGCCTTGACGCCTGAACTCCTCAGGGTCCAgtggattatttgtgttatgGAAAGACGAGTGTTTCATGAGTTCATGGTTGGAATTGAGGGCATCCATCTTTGGTGCGTAGAGGGAAAAAGTACTGGTTTTTGGCTTCGTAGGTATCAAACAGAGTAATTAAGGAGAAAGTGGCGGgataaaaaaacacacacacacacagaacaAGCTTAATGGAAGTCTTTGCTTGCCAGTTACTGATGAAGTAGACGATGGGCatcaagagtttatataaagTTCGAATAGGAAACGGCCTGTCCATTATACGTTCTTCCACGTGAAAGATATGCTTGGAAATCTTCTGCATGCGGTCCCATCATGATAACGTGAAATGATCTTGTGGAGCGAATGAAATATTGGTTGGCGTTAATCTTCCgttcttcttcatcatcatctatTTTTCGGCCCTACAAATTATTAAGACACCTACCCTTATCGTCAAATCAAAAACACTTGAGCCTGGCCTACCTCCTAGCTAGAAGGTAGTATTTAGAAAGTTACATTTTATAACATGCAtaatttatgtaaataaaaattgtatgtgcgattatttttgcatatatttatgtaaattttattggtgtgattagttatatattaaaataactatatataaaattacactTATATAAATTAACTTAACAGGACTCAAAactaaaagatatatatatataaccgaAAATAGTGtgcagaaaaaaaataaaataaaataaaaaatctcatgaAATCATGAGTAGTACTCTGATCATCACGTGCTGGCCGGTGATAAACcctaatataatattagtaatattgaTCTGTATGTAAGAAAGTTAATAACCACGTGAATTATTACATTGGGTCGGGCAACTATGCCGCCCGGCCAGGCAAAATTCATCAAGCTGAGCTTTCGCATGCGCAATTCGCACCTAAAGATCTCCCGGCCGGCCTCTCGTGGTCATGGGTTCCATGCATATTATCTCCAAAATGATCGAGCTTCTACGTACATTAATTGGGGTACTGCACCTTTTTTATGGTGGGGTATTAGTGATCTGGGAATATATATGATAGATTTGAGGTGGGGAAATGCTAGTTGTGAGCCTGCTGGTAGTTCCGTTGGGAGTTACCGCtggtttaattttattattattattattattattattattattattattactacttaataattaagtgagtgttttttataatattgtaaatttttaaaaaaatatatttaaaagtgttaaaaaatacatataaaaaagtacaaaaaaaaaaaacacatcatACAATTAGCGGTAGCTAATGCTATCCTTTGAGGTttgcttatattattattattatataaataaatttattactaAATCCACCTTTATTTTCTCCcctaaatccattggtttctttcgaaatatacatattttttcttttgcaaattCACTTGCATGGGAaccatataaatatatcaaGATCATGTAATTAGCTGGAATCTGATACAATCCTAAAATAAGGGAATTAAAACTACATTATTTTTGGCAAACTTGGACAAGTTAGatcactttcaagattttatctcaacttatcttatctaatcatgattacaattttttcaaatttttacacaaaatataataaacaattttacttttttaaatttcaaaaaaataattatattaaaaataatattctaataatattttattcaactttcatctcaactcactattcaaatagCAACTTAAgttgtgtttggatattgagttgagCTGAGCTCAGTTCTTTATGAACAATTGTGAGTTAAGCtaatggatgttaagatgagttagtactatttatgaaaagttgaaaaaagtaTGAAGTCCACTAATGATTGGAAAGTTGTTATAATgattgaataattaatttattaaatcatttattaataaataacataaatcaaaCATAAATTCCCTCActgcatataaaaaaatacaacaaaatatttccagcattataaaaataaaattttcttactccaaatttataaaaacaaaataaaataattatcaataaaatcaaaatagtaTCATGtctatattttattctattatttatttatatactatttaattagcgagataaaaaaaaatgcgtGTAAtgcaaaggaaagaaaaaatttgaataatccaGAACTCACACATTTGTCtctcgctcgagcgaactcaattGCTTGAGTGGGCTTTGGGTCTACCACACATTAAAGAAATGGGAGATAgatgtttttgtctttttgtattttttgctttttgaaaggaaagagaaaagtgGTATGGACATATGGTTTTAACTTTTGTCAATTGTAGGTCCCAATATCTTGAGATGAAATACACTCGATGaatatttcaatatgtttagatATTGAATAGAGTCTAAAATTAAACTACACTCAAATAAATATTACCACCAAACAAGCACTAAGTATTTCAATAAACTCAAAACTAGCACGTGCAACATATGTCTGAGAACTCGAGGCGTAACGTCACGGTTTATTGCCTGTGTCAATGTTCTGTCCACACGTGTGGGCCCTATGGGCTATACTATGTTGTCTCTTAGCTAACGCCTAACGCCTTCTGGTTGTATGTGTGCTACGTTGTCCTCTCTGAGTTGGTATAATAAATCGAGTAAATTGACAGATATAcgaatattctttaatttttatataattatattttaaactagagatatttttataacatatctatataaataatattattttatataaataccatcatatataattatttttatttatattattattattattatttatatatatataaatcaatttATCAATCCAATATTGGAACAAAGCTCCTcacttttttatcaaatattattactaaatccACCTTTATTTTCTCCcctaaatccattggtttctttcgaaatatacatattttttcttttgcaaattCACTTGCATGGAAaccatataaatatatcaaGATCATATAATTAGCTGGAATCTGATACAATCCTAAAATAAGGGAATTAAAACTACATTATTTTTGGCAAACTTGGACAAGCTAGATCTCTTTCAAggtttcatctcaacttatctcatctaattatgactacaactttttcaaatttttacacaaaatataataaacaattttacttttttaaatttcaaaaaaataataatattaaaaataatattctaataatattttattcaactttcaactttcatctcaactcactatccaaacagcaACTTAAGctgtatttagatgttgagttgaacTGAGCTCAGTTCTTTATAAACAGTTGTGAGTTAAGCtaatggatgttaagatgagtttaataccGTTTATGAAAAGTTGTAAAAATGTACGAAGCCCACCAATGATTGGAAAGTTGTTATAATgattgaataattaatttactaaatcatttattaataaataacataaatcaaaCATAAATTCCTTCATTGCATATAAAAAAACTACAACAAAATATTTCCAgcattataaaaacaaaatttttttactccaaatttataaaaacaaaataaaataattatcaataaaatcacAATAGTATCGTGTCTATATTTtgttctattatttatttatatactatttaattagcgagataaaaaaaaaatgcgtgTAAtgcaaaggaaacaaaaattgaataACCTAGAACTCACACATTTGTCTCTCGTTCGAGTGGACTCAATTGCTTGAGCAGGCTTTGGGTCTACCACACATTAAAGAAATGGGAGATAgatgtttttgtctttttgtactttttgatttttgaaaagaaagagaaaaatggtATGGATAGATGGTTTTAACTTTTGTCAATTGTAGGTCCCAATATCTTGAGATGAAATACACTCAACGAATATTTAAATGTGTTTAGATATTGAATAAAGTCTAAAATTAAACTACACTCAGATAAATTTTACAACCAACCAAGCACTTAGTATTTCAATAAACTCAAAACTAGCACGTGCAACATATGTATTAGCACTCGAGGCGTAACGTCACAGTTTATTGCCTGTGTCAATGTTCTGTCCACACGTGTGGGCCCTATGGCCTCTACTGTGTTGTCTCTTAGCTAATGCCTAACGCCTTCTGGTTGTATGTGTAATACGTTGTCCTCTCTGAGTTGGTATAATAAATCGGGTAAAttgatagatatataaatattctttgttttaaaataatattgttgtaaaataaattgtatgaccaccttgagctagccgacatatgcatagtgcatagtgctagcatagtaccagcatagtgagTTAGCCGACATatgtatagtgctagcatagtaccagCACAGTGAGTTAGCCgatatatgcatagtgcatagtgctagcatagtaccagcatagtgagttagccgacatatgcatagtgcatagtgctagcatagtactagcatagtgaggtagccgtcaaatgcacagtcccctttgtacgcctatatatatcgttgaatcctttaagaaattcataagtttcataacttctctgagctctatctctctctcttattttagaaagttttataacacgttatcagcacgaaagttctgacgattttgaagctagtagtcctctactt
This genomic interval from Carya illinoinensis cultivar Pawnee chromosome 10, C.illinoinensisPawnee_v1, whole genome shotgun sequence contains the following:
- the LOC122279855 gene encoding tyrosine decarboxylase-like → MDALNSNHELMKHSSFHNTNNPLDPEEFRRQGHMIIDFLADYYLNIEKYPVLSQVQPGYLRKRLPESTPYNPESIETILQDVQDHILPGVTHWQSPSYFAYFPSSGSIAGFLGEMLSTGFNVVGFNWISSPAATELESIVMDWLGEMLQLPKSFLFSGNGGGVLQGTTCEAILCTLVAARDQMLRRIGSQNMGKLVVYGSDQTHCSLQKAARIAGINPSNFRAIKTTKRTSFSLSPDSLRSTIYEDIDAGLIPLFLCATVGTTSTTAIDPIRSLSDVAKDYGLWLHVDAAYAGSVCICPEFRHVIDGVEGANSFSLNAHKWFLTTLDCCCLWVKDPSALIKSLSTNPEYLKNKATDSRQVVDYKDWQLTLSRRFRSLKLWFVLRNYGVAKLRDFLRSHVNMAKLFEGFVTSDKRFEVVVPRSFAVVCFRVLSPGMGKAASNANGTTTNGHTNGVNGHVNGHANGKGDDHDHNYMKEASTNELNRKLLESINKSGLVFMTHSVVGGVFVIRFAVGATLVEEKHVITAWKVVQEHANAILISENY